A portion of the Echeneis naucrates chromosome 5, fEcheNa1.1, whole genome shotgun sequence genome contains these proteins:
- the ninj1 gene encoding ninjurin-1 has translation MATESLEMNGDADRHGEAEMPLHGRRRREQGPLNMNRYANKKSAAESMLDVALLMANASQLKAVMEQGPEFTFYVPLIILISISLILQIVVGILLIFIVKWNLNDESMHYKLNIMENLTTAFVFIIVVINVFITVFGVQRPHIPSASSPSPK, from the exons ATGGCCACGGAGAGCTTGGAAATGAACGGGGATGCTGACCGACACGGCGAGGCGGAG ATGCCACTACAtggcagaaggaggagggaacAAGGACCCCTAAACATGAACCGTTATGCCAATAAGAAGAGTGCAGCAGAAAGCATGCTGGACGTGGCTCTCCTGATGGCTAATGCCTCACAGCTGAAGGCTGTGATGGAGCAAGGACCAGAGTTCACCTTCTATGTGCCCCTCATTATTCTCATTTCCATCTCTCTCATCCTACAAATTGTGGTGGGAATTTTACTCATCTTCATAG TTAAATGGAACCTGAATGACGAAAGCATGCACTACAAGCTGAACATCATGGAAAATTTGACCACAGCCTTCGTCTTTATAATAGTCGTGATCAACGTCTTCATCACAGTCTTTGGTGTCCAGCGACCCCATATTCCAAGTGCTTCATCACCTTCAcccaaataa
- the card19 gene encoding caspase recruitment domain-containing protein 19: MGDSFYDQLIEDSAFLKADRRLDTELVDKLILQLNRIYPQILTDKEATKFRNLDVPTSLRLGELIANLQGKGEEACKEFYRALHLHIEDVYYSLPTRLRLRDTLDPLAYPRAHQQRYVLNDRGPLFFLGCFSIAVGMAILYYNTEAKVTRGCGALGMAALGLKRKAQQVVIWYTEESLLN, from the exons ATGGGAG ACAGTTTCTATGATCAGCTGATCGAGGACAGCGCCTTCCTCAAAGCTGACCGGAGACTGGACACAGAGCTGGTGGACAAACTCATCCTACAGCTCAACAGGATCTACCCGCAGATCCTCACAGACAAGGAGGCCACCAAA TTTCGAAACTTGGATGTGCCCACTAGTCTTCGCCTGGGTGAGCTTATTGCAAATCTGCAAGGCAAAGGAGAGGAAGCATGCAAGGAGTTTTACAGGGCTCTCCATTTGCATATAGAAGATGTATACTACAGCTTGCCCACCCGGCTTCGACTCAGAG ATACCTTGGATCCACTTGCCTATCCACGTGCCCACCAACAGAGATATGTTCTGAATGACAGAG GTCCCCTCTTCTTTCTTGGCTGCTTCAGTATTGCTGTGGGAATGGCTATACTCTATTATAACACTG AGGCCAAAGTGACGAGAGGCTGTGGGGCCCTCGGGATGGCTGCTCTGggtctgaaaagaaaagctcagcaAGTTGTCATTTGGTACACTGAAGAAAGCCTCTTGAATTAG
- the LOC115044115 gene encoding protein bicaudal D homolog 2-like, translating to MSTEEQDYPDAVLVTEAGPQWLRAEVERLTRELRETTHEKIQAAEYGLAVLEEKQHLKLRFDELETEYEAVRQELDQLKEAFGQAHSTHRKVAADGESREESLILESASKEATYQQKVLELQSELRQVKASLTSAQAENDRLSSIVLDVKESSELAELQRSQLRDDIREYKVREARLQQDYNELEEENISLQKQVSVLRQNQVEFEGLKHEIRRLEEDSQCLHSQQEEVMRLREIAERQLTEALETIKTEREQKASLRKQLSHYMTIGSSVYNSSFNISIDNLKLHEEPSTISEPDNDDLIRGFENGLMKTNEGDEDGRAAGNKRGETFRPAPSLVDDLLSELNISEIQKLKQQLAQVDREKMALINSLQEIQKQLEQAYGTVSEQKETVNKLTENLSAMRKLQASKERQSALDTEKDRDSHDDGDYYELDINGPEILQCKYTVAVSEAGELRQELKTLRKDYEECRTRYEDERAQLESDVQDLRSKLASLEKISQADKAEVIRLEKELHLASKAAGESLGSLNVAQDELIAFSEELANLYNHVCMCNNETPNRVMLDYYKEGKVMARRGPEGKEQQSFILISNELIPGTEPGSLTPVPEHRPEPMNVYNIVAIIRDQICHLQQAVDRTTELSRQRLANLELSTVADKDKEACMEEILKLKSLLSTKREQIATLRAVLKANKQTAEVALANLKSKFDSEKAIVTETMMKLRNELKALKEDAATFSSLRAMFATRCDEYVTQLDDMQRQLAAAEDEKKTLNSLLRMAIQQKLALTQRLEDLEFDHEQARRNSITAVAAKGKIKGKLASSSLH from the exons ATGTCCACGGAGGAGCAGGACTATCCGGACGCCGTGCTGGTGACCGAGGCCGGCCCGCAGTGGCTCCGGGCCGAGGTGGAGCGTCTGACCCGGGAACTGCGGGAGACGACCCACGAGAAGATCCAGGCGGCCGAGTACGGACTGGCTGTgctggaggagaaacagcatcTCAAGCTGCGATTTGACGAGTTGGAGACCGAGTACGAGGCGGTCCGGCAGGAACTGGATCAGCTGAAGGAG GCTTTTGGACAAGCTCACTCAACCCACAGGAAGGTAGCAGCAGATGGGGAAAGCAGGGAAGAGTCACTGATACTTGAGTCTGCCAGCAAAGAGGCTACCTACCAGCAAAAAGTCCTAGAGCTGCAGAGTGAGCTCAGACAGGTCAAAGCCTCCCTCACTAGCGCTCAGGCTGAGAATGACCGCCTGTCTTCCATTGTCTTGGACGTGAAAGAG AGTTCAGAGCTGGCAGAGCTTCAGCGCAGTCAACTGCGTGATGACATCAGAGAATACAAAGTGCGAGAGGCTCGTCTGCAGCAGGACTACAacgagctggaggaggagaacatCTCTCTTCAGAAGCAAGTCTCTGTGCTGAGACAAAACCAG gtgGAATTTGAAGGTCTAAAGCATGAGATCCGCCGTCTGGAGGAGGACTCTCAGTGCCTCCACAGCCAGCAGGAGGAAGTCATGCGTCTGAGAGAAATCGCTGAGCGACAGCTAACAGAGGCCTTAGAGACAATTAAAACAGAGCGTGAACAGAAGGCCAGCTTGCGCAAACAGCTATCCCACTATATGACCATTGGCAGCTCTGTGTACAACAGCTCTTTCAACATCTCCATCGACAACCTGAAACTCCACGAGGAGCCGTCCACCATAAGTGAGCCTGACAATGACGACCTAATCAGAGGCTTCGAAAACGGTctgatgaagacaaatgaaggtgatgaagatggCAGAGCTGCTGGGAACAAAAGAGGGGAGACCTTTAGGCCAGCTCCCAGTCTGGTGGACGACCTCCTCAGTGAGCTCAACATATCGGAGATCCAGAAACTTAAGCAACAGCTTGCACAG GTGGACCGGGAGAAGATGGCCCTGATAAACTCTCTGCAAGAGATCCAGAAGCAGCTGGAACAGGCTTATGGGACTGTTTCTGAGCAAAAGGAAACTGTCAACAAACTGACTGAGAACCTTAGCGCGATGAGGAAACTTCAGGCCAGTAAGGAGCGGCAATCTGCCCTCGAcactgaaaaagacagagacagccATGATGACGGAGACTACTATGAACTGGACATCAACGGACCTGAGATCCTGCAGTGTAAATACACCGTGGCAGTGTCTGAAGCTGGGGAGTTGAGGCAGGAGCTGAAGACACTGAGGAAAGACTACGAGGAGTGTCGAACCAGGTATGAAGATGAGCGAGCACAGTTGGAGAGTGATGTCCAGGACTTGAGGTCAAAGTTGGCATCCCTGGAGAAGATTAGCCAAGCAGACAAAGCGGAAGTGATTCGCCTTGAGAAGGAGCTTCACCTGGCCAGCAAGGCTGCAGGAGAATCGCTTGGCAGCCTTAATGTTGCCCAGGATGAGCTCATAGCTTTCAGTGAGGAGTTGGCCAATCTCTACAaccatgtgtgtatgtgcaacaATGAGACCCCAAACCGTGTCATGCTCGACTACTACAAGGAAGGCAAAGTCATGGCAAGAAGGGGGCCTGAAGGGAAGGAACAACAGTCGTTCATACTTATCAGTAATGAGTTGATCCCTGGGACTGAACCTGGTTCCCTAACTCCAGTCCCAGAGCACCGCCCCGAACCCATGAATGTCTATAACATTGTAGCCATCATTAGAGATCAGATCTGCCACCTTCAGCAGGCAGTGGACCGTACCACAGAACTGTCACGCCAGAGACTTGCAAATCTGGAACTGAGCACAGtggcagacaaagacaaagaagctTGCATGGAAGAGATCCTCAAACTGAAGTCCCTGCTTAGCACCAAAAGGGAACAGATAGCCACTCTCAGGGCTGTACTGAAGGCCAACAAACAG ACCGCAGAGGTTGCTTTGGCCAACCTGAAGAGCAAATTTGACAGTGAGAAGGCAATTGTGACTGAAACAATGATGAAACTCCGCAATGAACTCAAGGCTCTGAAAGAGGATGCTGCTACATTCTCCTCCCTTCGAGCAATGTTTGCTACAAG GTGTGATGAGTATGTCACCCAGCTGGATGATATGCAGAGgcagctggctgctgctgaggacGAAAAGAAAACCCTGAATTCGCTGTTGCGTATGGCCATCCAGCAGAAACTGGCTCTAACTCAGCGCCTGGAAGATTTAGAGTTTGACCATGAGCAGGCTCGGCGCAACAGTATTACAGCAGTGGCAGCCAAGGGCAAAATAAAGGGCAAATTAGCATCTTCCAGCCTTCAC TAA
- the LOC115043403 gene encoding transketolase-like isoform X2 yields the protein MSVLFFHSMKYRPEDPRNINNDRFILSKKQQFIDVATGSLGQGLGVACGMAYTGKYFDKSSYHVYCLLGDGEMSEGSVWEAMSFASYYQLDNLVAIMDINRLGQSDPAPLQHHVEKYQKRCEAFGWHAIIVDGHSVEEIYKALCQPRHQPTAIIAKTIKGKGIPAAEDKLGWHAKPLPKDMAEMVMKDLQSRIMNSSKHLYPPAPIEDSPPVSLRNIRMPSAPSYKAGEKIATRKAYGMALAKLGRYNERVVALDGDTNNLTYSEIFKNEHPNRFVECYIAQQNMVSVAMGCAARERNVVFASTLASFFTRAYDQLRMAAISESNINLCGSHCGLSTGEEGPSLMGLEDMAMFRALPRATIFYPSDGVSTEKAVELAAITKGVCYIRTSRQDSAIIYNSNEDFHVGQAKVVYQSKDDQVTVVAAGVTLHEALAAAEHLKKERISIRVIDPFTIKPLDVKTIIDHTRATRGRMLTVEDHYYEGGLGEAVCSATVNETGFNLHHLAVSHVPRSGKPHELLKIYGIDRDAIAQSVRKMLSSSTNAK from the exons ATGTCTGTGCTTTTCTTCCACTCCATGAAGTACCGCCCCGAAGACCCAAGGAACATCAACAATGATCGTTTCATCCTGTCCAAG aagCAGCAGTttattgatgtggccactgGCTCCTTGGGGCAGGGTCTGGGTGTGGCTTGTGGAATGGCTTACActggaaaatattttgacaagTCCAG TTACCATGTGTACTGCCTGCTGGGGGATGGTGAGATGTCAGAGGGATCTGTCTGGGAGGCCATGTCATTTGCCTCCTATTATCAACTTGACAACCTGGTGGCAATCATGGACATCAACCGCCTGGGCCAGAGTGACCCTGCACCCCTGCAGCACCATGTGGAGAAATATCAAAAACGTTGTGAAGCCTTTGG ttggCATGCTATAATCGTTGATGGACACAGCGTAGAAGAGATCTACAAGGCTTTGTGCCAGCCACGGCATCAACCCACTGCCATTATTGCTAAAACCATCAAGGGAAAAGGCATTCCAG CTGCAGAAGATAAGCTAGGCTGGCATGCCAAACCTCTGCCCAAAGACATGGCAGAAATGGTTATGAAGGATCTGCAGAGCCGCATCATGAACAGCAGCAAACATCTTTACCCACCCGCTCCCATCGAGGACTCCCCACCAGTGAGCCTGAGAAACATCAGGATGCCCAGTGCCCCGAGCTATAAGGCTGGAGAAAAG ATTGCTACACGGAAAGCATATGGGATGGCTTTGGCCAAACTGGGTCGTTACAATGAACGTGTAGTGGCCCTTGATGGAGACACAAACAACCTCACCTACTCAGAGATCTTCAAGAATGAGCATCCTAACCGCTTTGTCGAGTGCTACATTGCACAGCAAAACATG GTCAGTGTTGCCATGGGATGTGCTGCTCGTGAGAGGAATGTTGTGTTTGCCAGTACTCTCGCATCCTTTTTTACCCGTGCCTATGACCAGCTTCGCATGGCAGCCATCTCAGAAAGCAACATCAACCTGTGTGGCTCCCACTGTGGCCTGTCCACTG GAGAGGAAGGGCCCTCTCTGATGGGTCTCGAGGACATGGCTATGTTCAGGGCACTTCCTAGAGCAACCATTTTCTATCCAAGTGATGGTGTGTCAACGGAGAAGGCTGTCGAACTAGCTGCCATCACGAAG GGTGTCTGCTACATCCGTACCAGCCGCCAAGATAGTGCCATCATCTATAACAGCAACGAGGACTTCCATGTTGGCCAGGCAAAG GTGGTGTACCAGAGCAAGGATGACCAGGTGACTGTGGTGGCTGCTGGAGTTACTTTGCATGAGGCCCTGGCTGCAGCTGAACATTTAAAGAAAG AGAGGATCTCTATCAGGGTCATTGATCCCTTCACAATCAAACCGCTGGATGTCAAAACCATCATTGATCACACACGTGCCACCAGGGGTCGAATGCTCACTGTAGAGGACCACTACTACGAAG GTGGCCTTGGGGAGGCAGTGTGTTCAGCAACGGTCAACGAGACTGGCTTCAATCTGCATCATCTGGCTGTGTCCCATGTTCCCCGCAGTGGCAAACCACACGAGCTGCTCAAGATCTATGGTATTGATCGTGACGCCATTGCCCAGTCAGTCCGCAAAATGCTCAGCAGTTCTACCAATGCCAAGTAA
- the LOC115043403 gene encoding transketolase-like isoform X1, whose translation MEDYHKPDQQTVQALRNIANRLRINSIKATTAAGSGHPTSCCSVAEIMSVLFFHSMKYRPEDPRNINNDRFILSKGHAAPALYSMWVETGFLKESDLLSLCQVDSTLEGHPTPKQQFIDVATGSLGQGLGVACGMAYTGKYFDKSSYHVYCLLGDGEMSEGSVWEAMSFASYYQLDNLVAIMDINRLGQSDPAPLQHHVEKYQKRCEAFGWHAIIVDGHSVEEIYKALCQPRHQPTAIIAKTIKGKGIPAAEDKLGWHAKPLPKDMAEMVMKDLQSRIMNSSKHLYPPAPIEDSPPVSLRNIRMPSAPSYKAGEKIATRKAYGMALAKLGRYNERVVALDGDTNNLTYSEIFKNEHPNRFVECYIAQQNMVSVAMGCAARERNVVFASTLASFFTRAYDQLRMAAISESNINLCGSHCGLSTGEEGPSLMGLEDMAMFRALPRATIFYPSDGVSTEKAVELAAITKGVCYIRTSRQDSAIIYNSNEDFHVGQAKVVYQSKDDQVTVVAAGVTLHEALAAAEHLKKERISIRVIDPFTIKPLDVKTIIDHTRATRGRMLTVEDHYYEGGLGEAVCSATVNETGFNLHHLAVSHVPRSGKPHELLKIYGIDRDAIAQSVRKMLSSSTNAK comes from the exons ATGGAGGATTACCACAAACCTGACCAGCAGACAGTGCAGGCACTGAGGAACATTGCCAACCGCCTCCGAATCAACTCCATCAAGGCAACGACTGCAGCAGGCAGTGG ACACCCAACATCATGCTGCAGTGTGGCAGAAATCATGTCTGTGCTTTTCTTCCACTCCATGAAGTACCGCCCCGAAGACCCAAGGAACATCAACAATGATCGTTTCATCCTGTCCAAG GGTCACGCTGCCCCAGCCCTTTACTCCATGTGGGTTGAAACGGGTTTCCTGAAGGAGAGCGATCTGCTCAGTTTGTGCCAGGTTGACTCTACCCTGGAGGGTCACCCAACCCCA aagCAGCAGTttattgatgtggccactgGCTCCTTGGGGCAGGGTCTGGGTGTGGCTTGTGGAATGGCTTACActggaaaatattttgacaagTCCAG TTACCATGTGTACTGCCTGCTGGGGGATGGTGAGATGTCAGAGGGATCTGTCTGGGAGGCCATGTCATTTGCCTCCTATTATCAACTTGACAACCTGGTGGCAATCATGGACATCAACCGCCTGGGCCAGAGTGACCCTGCACCCCTGCAGCACCATGTGGAGAAATATCAAAAACGTTGTGAAGCCTTTGG ttggCATGCTATAATCGTTGATGGACACAGCGTAGAAGAGATCTACAAGGCTTTGTGCCAGCCACGGCATCAACCCACTGCCATTATTGCTAAAACCATCAAGGGAAAAGGCATTCCAG CTGCAGAAGATAAGCTAGGCTGGCATGCCAAACCTCTGCCCAAAGACATGGCAGAAATGGTTATGAAGGATCTGCAGAGCCGCATCATGAACAGCAGCAAACATCTTTACCCACCCGCTCCCATCGAGGACTCCCCACCAGTGAGCCTGAGAAACATCAGGATGCCCAGTGCCCCGAGCTATAAGGCTGGAGAAAAG ATTGCTACACGGAAAGCATATGGGATGGCTTTGGCCAAACTGGGTCGTTACAATGAACGTGTAGTGGCCCTTGATGGAGACACAAACAACCTCACCTACTCAGAGATCTTCAAGAATGAGCATCCTAACCGCTTTGTCGAGTGCTACATTGCACAGCAAAACATG GTCAGTGTTGCCATGGGATGTGCTGCTCGTGAGAGGAATGTTGTGTTTGCCAGTACTCTCGCATCCTTTTTTACCCGTGCCTATGACCAGCTTCGCATGGCAGCCATCTCAGAAAGCAACATCAACCTGTGTGGCTCCCACTGTGGCCTGTCCACTG GAGAGGAAGGGCCCTCTCTGATGGGTCTCGAGGACATGGCTATGTTCAGGGCACTTCCTAGAGCAACCATTTTCTATCCAAGTGATGGTGTGTCAACGGAGAAGGCTGTCGAACTAGCTGCCATCACGAAG GGTGTCTGCTACATCCGTACCAGCCGCCAAGATAGTGCCATCATCTATAACAGCAACGAGGACTTCCATGTTGGCCAGGCAAAG GTGGTGTACCAGAGCAAGGATGACCAGGTGACTGTGGTGGCTGCTGGAGTTACTTTGCATGAGGCCCTGGCTGCAGCTGAACATTTAAAGAAAG AGAGGATCTCTATCAGGGTCATTGATCCCTTCACAATCAAACCGCTGGATGTCAAAACCATCATTGATCACACACGTGCCACCAGGGGTCGAATGCTCACTGTAGAGGACCACTACTACGAAG GTGGCCTTGGGGAGGCAGTGTGTTCAGCAACGGTCAACGAGACTGGCTTCAATCTGCATCATCTGGCTGTGTCCCATGTTCCCCGCAGTGGCAAACCACACGAGCTGCTCAAGATCTATGGTATTGATCGTGACGCCATTGCCCAGTCAGTCCGCAAAATGCTCAGCAGTTCTACCAATGCCAAGTAA